One stretch of Pedobacter riviphilus DNA includes these proteins:
- a CDS encoding glycoside hydrolase family 125 protein: MKRRTFIQNTGLLGAGVVASKFSFAANLAPEFPVVRVAAAKRHFQSKAVDAAIKTFQANVKNPELAWLFENCFPNTLDTTVYHSEKDGRPDTYVITGDIDAMWLRDSSAQVWPYLQFVNEDEPLKKLIAGVIIHQTKCVLKDPYANAFYGDATKVGEWKTDKTAMQPGVHERKWEIDSLCYPIRLAYHYWKKTGDKTPFDSNWKKGIEATLKTFKEQQRKTDKGPYHFQRETTQPTDSLPMAGYGFPVNPVGLICSAFRPSDDATIFPFLVPSNFFAVSSLKQAAEMIKALQHDQALESSLLNLADEVSAALQKHAIVNHPKYGKIYAFEVDGFGSSYLMDDSNVPSLLGLPYLGAMKIEDPIYQNTRKFALSKDNPYFFKGTAAEGIGGPHAGQDMIWPMSITMRALTSKDDAEIKACIDMLRKTHAGKGFMHESFNKDNPANFTRAWFAWSNTLFGELLWRTYHEKPALLKA; this comes from the coding sequence ATGAAGAGAAGAACATTTATACAGAACACAGGCTTGTTAGGGGCAGGAGTTGTTGCATCGAAATTTTCTTTTGCTGCTAATCTTGCACCAGAATTTCCTGTGGTACGTGTAGCTGCTGCAAAACGACATTTTCAAAGTAAAGCTGTAGACGCTGCAATTAAAACTTTCCAGGCAAATGTTAAAAATCCCGAATTAGCCTGGCTGTTCGAAAACTGTTTCCCAAATACTTTAGATACTACGGTTTATCATTCGGAAAAAGATGGCAGGCCAGATACTTATGTGATAACCGGTGATATTGATGCGATGTGGCTACGCGATAGTTCTGCTCAGGTTTGGCCATATCTTCAGTTTGTAAATGAAGATGAACCACTTAAAAAATTAATAGCTGGCGTAATTATCCATCAAACTAAGTGCGTTTTAAAAGATCCTTATGCCAATGCTTTTTATGGCGATGCGACTAAGGTAGGCGAGTGGAAAACCGATAAAACAGCTATGCAACCTGGTGTGCACGAGCGTAAATGGGAAATAGATTCGTTATGTTATCCGATCCGCCTGGCTTACCACTATTGGAAAAAAACCGGAGATAAAACACCTTTTGATTCTAATTGGAAAAAGGGGATCGAAGCTACTTTAAAAACCTTTAAAGAACAACAACGAAAAACGGATAAAGGACCATACCATTTTCAGCGGGAAACTACCCAACCTACCGATTCATTACCAATGGCGGGTTATGGTTTTCCGGTAAATCCGGTCGGATTAATCTGTTCTGCATTCCGCCCAAGCGATGATGCCACCATTTTCCCGTTCCTGGTTCCTTCTAACTTTTTTGCAGTATCGAGTTTAAAGCAGGCAGCAGAAATGATTAAAGCTTTACAACACGACCAGGCTTTGGAAAGCAGTTTGCTAAACCTGGCCGATGAAGTGAGTGCGGCGCTACAGAAACACGCTATTGTTAATCATCCTAAATATGGTAAAATTTACGCCTTTGAGGTAGATGGTTTTGGAAGTTCGTATCTGATGGATGATTCTAATGTACCAAGTTTACTAGGCTTACCTTATTTGGGTGCAATGAAAATTGAGGATCCGATTTATCAAAATACGAGGAAATTTGCACTTTCTAAAGATAACCCATATTTCTTTAAAGGTACAGCTGCTGAAGGTATTGGGGGACCACACGCTGGTCAGGATATGATCTGGCCAATGAGTATCACCATGCGTGCCTTAACCTCAAAAGATGATGCAGAGATTAAAGCCTGTATCGATATGTTACGTAAAACACATGCTGGTAAAGGTTTTATGCACGAGTCTTTCAATAAAGATAATCCTGCAAACTTTACAAGGGCTTGGTTCGCCTGGTCTAACACCTTGTTTGGCGAGTTACTTTGGAGAACTTACCATGAAAAACCAGCTTTATTGAAGGCTTAA
- a CDS encoding outer membrane beta-barrel protein yields the protein MLFILPFLSVKAQVKVKFNGMVKDMATQKPIPYATVNLLKNDVAKSIVFSSHSDDNGRFTINADTGTYILSIVFFGYTSLTNNCKLYHGMPADTKLFLMKPSINQLEQINITGQKALISQDKDKLVYNVDQDPSAKSENLTDIFRKIPMLSVDGEGNIQLNGQANYKVLLNGRETAMFALNVKDALRGFPGAVVSKIEVITAPSAKYDAEGIGGLINIITKKAVLGYNGYLSAYYSNINYQSSSNFSVQSGKFAMTGTYFLSGNYNNKSQITSETTPLQPTAYQKRFLEGARITNRFSNNGLLETSYSIDSLQTIVAYANIGGGNNKSRLDQNITTTFASTAIQYDLFDQNIRNNFPSFGIGSDFIKKFKGSLDKELSFRFNGQFSKNDGLNNSLMNTASSDLFRQNESNSKNREYTVQTDFIQPFTKSMKLETGVKFVFRNAKANYLSLSKTDENLPFEPDYFNSDNFAYKQQVYSGYGSLSFTLKKLNFRTGIRLENTSVNGNFFSSDTEVRQNYTALIPDFSANTKLGKNYTVVLSYTKRLQRPYINTLNPFVNNNDPLNISYGNPDLSAQTIHTLSFQNRLLKGANFITFGLSTSYSGNMIIQYTTFNELNGVSTTQYGNVGKNREASALLTLSTSLRKISGGINSTLRYNKIENTIISSQQEQGFSWQIALYFNYKVVKSFSISGNGGIDKPAYSLINTFNTFPFYQINFGYKFFNEKLSATINFNKFFNKWRTNRSFTEDANFKIQSTTTSPFRVTYVGFTYNFGKLKENLSKKRGVNNDDLINN from the coding sequence ATGTTATTCATATTGCCTTTTTTAAGCGTAAAAGCACAAGTGAAGGTGAAATTTAATGGTATGGTAAAAGATATGGCTACTCAGAAACCCATCCCCTATGCTACCGTTAATTTACTTAAAAATGATGTGGCTAAATCTATTGTATTTAGTTCTCACTCAGATGATAATGGGCGGTTTACTATCAATGCTGATACAGGTACCTATATACTTTCGATTGTTTTTTTTGGTTATACATCACTAACCAATAACTGTAAGCTTTATCATGGTATGCCTGCAGATACAAAGTTATTTCTGATGAAGCCTTCCATTAACCAGCTTGAACAAATTAATATTACAGGTCAAAAAGCTTTAATTAGCCAGGATAAAGACAAACTTGTTTATAATGTAGATCAAGATCCATCTGCTAAAAGTGAAAACTTAACCGATATTTTCAGAAAGATCCCAATGTTGAGTGTAGATGGTGAAGGTAATATACAGTTGAATGGCCAGGCTAATTATAAAGTATTACTCAACGGACGCGAAACAGCCATGTTTGCGCTTAACGTCAAAGATGCACTCCGAGGCTTTCCAGGAGCTGTAGTTTCAAAAATTGAGGTTATTACCGCACCCTCAGCCAAATATGATGCTGAAGGTATTGGAGGTTTAATCAATATTATTACAAAAAAAGCTGTTTTAGGTTATAATGGCTATTTAAGTGCTTATTATTCAAATATCAACTACCAAAGCAGTAGCAATTTTAGTGTCCAATCTGGCAAATTTGCCATGACAGGAACCTATTTCTTAAGTGGAAATTACAATAATAAGTCGCAGATAACAAGTGAAACCACGCCATTACAACCAACTGCTTACCAAAAAAGATTTTTAGAGGGAGCGCGCATTACCAACCGTTTTTCAAATAACGGCCTTTTAGAAACAAGTTACAGTATAGATAGTTTGCAAACTATAGTAGCCTATGCAAACATTGGCGGAGGAAATAATAAAAGTAGACTCGACCAAAATATTACCACTACGTTTGCAAGTACAGCTATACAGTATGACTTATTTGATCAAAATATCAGGAATAACTTTCCTTCTTTTGGTATTGGAAGCGATTTTATTAAAAAATTTAAAGGAAGTCTGGATAAAGAGCTAAGTTTTAGGTTTAATGGTCAGTTTAGTAAAAATGATGGCTTAAACAATAGTTTGATGAATACCGCTAGTTCTGACCTGTTCAGGCAGAATGAAAGCAATTCAAAAAATAGAGAATACACTGTCCAAACCGATTTCATCCAACCATTTACCAAATCAATGAAACTGGAAACCGGAGTTAAATTTGTTTTTCGAAATGCAAAAGCCAACTATTTAAGCTTAAGCAAAACAGATGAAAATCTACCGTTTGAACCTGACTATTTTAACTCAGACAACTTTGCTTATAAACAACAAGTGTACAGTGGTTATGGTTCTTTGTCATTTACACTCAAAAAGTTAAATTTCCGTACAGGCATACGTTTAGAAAATACCAGCGTAAATGGCAATTTCTTTAGTTCAGATACCGAGGTAAGGCAAAATTACACTGCATTGATCCCTGATTTTTCAGCAAATACCAAATTGGGCAAAAATTACACAGTTGTATTAAGCTATACGAAACGTTTGCAGCGCCCTTATATCAATACCTTAAATCCTTTTGTAAACAATAATGACCCCTTGAATATTTCTTATGGCAACCCTGATTTAAGTGCGCAGACTATCCATACACTATCATTCCAAAACCGTCTACTTAAAGGGGCTAATTTTATCACATTCGGTTTAAGCACATCTTATTCAGGAAATATGATTATACAATATACTACTTTCAATGAGCTTAACGGAGTAAGTACAACACAATATGGTAACGTTGGAAAAAATAGGGAAGCAAGTGCCCTACTCACGCTATCTACCTCTTTAAGAAAAATTAGTGGAGGTATAAATTCAACACTCCGTTATAATAAAATTGAAAATACCATTATTTCAAGCCAACAGGAACAGGGTTTTAGCTGGCAAATTGCCTTGTATTTCAATTATAAAGTGGTAAAATCGTTCTCTATCAGTGGTAATGGTGGTATTGATAAACCAGCATATAGCCTGATCAATACCTTTAATACTTTTCCTTTTTATCAGATCAACTTCGGGTATAAATTCTTCAACGAAAAACTAAGTGCAACAATCAATTTTAACAAGTTTTTTAACAAGTGGAGAACAAACAGGTCGTTTACTGAGGATGCCAATTTTAAGATTCAATCAACAACTACCTCCCCATTTAGGGTAACTTATGTTGGTTTCACTTATAATTTTGGGAAGTTAAAAGAAAACCTGTCGAAAAAAAGAGGAGTAAATAACGATGATTTAATCAACAATTAA
- a CDS encoding nuclear transport factor 2 family protein: protein MDTSNKLLTEHNAKVVVLDFINGLNTENFDLARRQLHDDMTFKGVMGERNGADIYIEDMKKMKFKYDVKKVFLDFEDVCLWYDINMGKNTIFACGWYHLEDEKIKSFQVIFDPRPIL, encoded by the coding sequence ATGGATACATCCAATAAATTACTCACCGAGCATAATGCTAAAGTTGTTGTACTTGATTTTATCAATGGCTTAAACACCGAAAACTTTGATCTGGCCAGACGGCAACTTCATGATGATATGACTTTTAAAGGCGTTATGGGTGAAAGAAATGGCGCAGATATTTACATCGAAGACATGAAGAAAATGAAATTCAAATACGATGTAAAAAAAGTATTTTTAGATTTTGAGGATGTTTGTTTGTGGTACGACATAAACATGGGCAAAAACACCATATTTGCCTGCGGTTGGTACCATTTAGAAGATGAGAAGATTAAATCGTTCCAGGTGATATTTGACCCCAGACCAATTTTATAG
- a CDS encoding glycoside hydrolase family 95 protein: MWDNKPAQKWMTEAYPIGNGRIGGMIFGGVDQEHIQFNDNTLWTGDENDRGMYQAFGDLFIDFNNKDQQFINYSRKLDITSAVHTINYTQNDTQFKRKYFCSFPDKVMVLRFTANHKKAYSASISLKDAHQGTIIASGNTIQLTGKLSNGMTYQATAIIKVENGKLEAVKDGDKEKLKITNADAVTLIFTAATNYVNKREQNWKGEEPAPKIERILNAVKAKSYDKLLNAHISDYKQLFNRLSLNLGTSDANNQNLPTHQRLINYKKLADPALEALIFQYGRYLLISSSRAGGLPANLQGLWNESNTPPWGSDYHSNINIQMNYWLAEPTNLSECQIPYLDYINSMREVSAIATRKQYPNTRGWTVKTENNIFGGMSFLWNTPGSAWYAQALWEHYAFTKDKNYLKNFAYPIIKEIAEFWDDHLKRRPDGTLVSPLGWSPEHGPTEDGVTYDQQIVFDLFTNYIEAAEVLGIDADYKKHITDLKAHLLKPKIGKWGQLQEWETDRDDPTDQHRHISHLFGLHPGREISTIKTPELAKAAKITLTARGDVSTGWSMAWKINFWARLQDGNHAYKILQNFITPVGGSGTDYNKGGGIYTNLFCAHPPFQIDGNFGYTAGVSEMLLQSQTGELQLLPAIPDKWATGSIQGLRARGNFEITDLQWKDGKIVKLSIKSLSGENCIIRSPNALKANLNGVTNDKAENDFKYSFKTQIGKIYYFEGLNK; this comes from the coding sequence ATGTGGGATAATAAACCTGCGCAAAAATGGATGACCGAGGCATATCCTATTGGCAATGGCCGCATTGGCGGGATGATTTTTGGCGGTGTTGATCAGGAACACATTCAGTTTAATGATAACACTTTGTGGACCGGCGATGAAAATGATCGTGGCATGTATCAGGCTTTTGGCGATCTCTTTATCGATTTCAACAATAAAGATCAGCAATTTATCAACTACAGCCGCAAATTGGATATTACCAGTGCGGTGCATACCATTAATTACACACAAAACGATACCCAGTTTAAACGTAAGTATTTTTGCAGTTTTCCGGATAAAGTGATGGTGCTTCGTTTTACCGCTAACCATAAAAAAGCTTATTCTGCCAGTATTAGTTTAAAAGATGCACATCAGGGTACAATAATAGCGAGCGGAAATACCATACAGCTTACTGGTAAACTATCAAATGGCATGACTTATCAGGCTACTGCTATCATTAAAGTAGAAAATGGGAAGCTTGAGGCAGTTAAAGATGGTGACAAGGAAAAATTAAAAATAACCAATGCAGATGCGGTTACCCTTATTTTTACTGCGGCTACCAATTACGTTAATAAACGTGAGCAAAACTGGAAGGGCGAAGAACCTGCACCTAAAATTGAACGCATTTTAAATGCGGTTAAGGCCAAAAGTTACGATAAACTGTTAAATGCACACATTAGCGATTATAAACAGCTGTTTAACCGCTTAAGCTTAAACCTGGGCACCAGCGATGCGAATAACCAGAATCTGCCTACCCATCAAAGGTTAATCAATTATAAAAAGCTGGCCGATCCGGCACTCGAAGCTTTAATTTTTCAATATGGCAGATATCTGTTAATCAGCTCATCAAGGGCAGGTGGTTTACCTGCCAATTTACAAGGCCTTTGGAATGAAAGTAATACCCCACCCTGGGGTAGCGATTACCACTCCAACATCAATATCCAGATGAATTATTGGCTGGCCGAGCCGACCAATCTTTCTGAGTGTCAGATTCCGTACCTGGATTATATTAATAGCATGAGAGAAGTGAGTGCTATAGCCACCCGCAAGCAATATCCCAATACAAGAGGTTGGACGGTAAAAACAGAAAACAATATTTTTGGCGGCATGAGCTTTCTATGGAATACCCCTGGAAGTGCCTGGTATGCACAGGCGCTCTGGGAGCATTATGCCTTTACAAAAGACAAAAATTATCTAAAGAATTTCGCTTACCCGATTATTAAAGAAATCGCTGAATTTTGGGACGATCATTTAAAAAGAAGACCTGATGGAACATTGGTATCGCCGTTGGGCTGGTCGCCAGAACACGGACCAACTGAAGATGGGGTAACATACGATCAACAAATTGTGTTTGATCTGTTTACCAACTATATTGAAGCTGCTGAAGTTTTAGGTATCGATGCTGATTACAAAAAACATATTACAGATCTTAAAGCGCACTTACTGAAGCCTAAAATCGGAAAGTGGGGCCAGCTGCAGGAATGGGAAACCGATCGCGATGATCCCACCGACCAACACAGGCACATTTCACATCTCTTTGGTTTGCATCCCGGAAGAGAGATCAGTACCATTAAAACGCCAGAACTCGCAAAAGCTGCAAAGATAACTTTAACAGCACGTGGTGATGTATCGACTGGGTGGTCTATGGCCTGGAAAATTAATTTTTGGGCGAGATTGCAAGATGGCAATCATGCTTATAAAATATTACAGAATTTCATCACTCCTGTTGGTGGCTCAGGTACCGATTATAACAAAGGCGGTGGAATTTATACCAATCTGTTCTGCGCACACCCACCCTTTCAAATCGATGGTAACTTTGGTTATACTGCAGGTGTATCGGAAATGTTGTTACAAAGCCAAACAGGTGAGTTACAACTCCTGCCGGCCATACCCGATAAGTGGGCGACGGGAAGTATTCAAGGTTTAAGAGCTCGTGGTAATTTCGAAATTACAGATCTGCAATGGAAGGATGGTAAAATTGTAAAGCTCTCCATTAAATCCTTATCTGGCGAAAACTGCATCATAAGAAGTCCAAATGCACTAAAAGCAAATTTAAATGGAGTTACAAATGACAAAGCCGAAAATGATTTTAAATACAGTTTTAAGACACAAATAGGGAAAATATATTATTTTGAAGGCTTGAATAAATAA
- a CDS encoding leucine-rich repeat domain-containing protein has protein sequence MKKRYFYLYIIIQMTVSFGAFAQSIKIPDPNFKKQLIIQGIDLNGDGEIQLSEAQKPTKLSVDQAGISSLIGIKNFTNLKELSFWNNQVKVLDLEGMKNLEEIFGYNNQIQSINLKGMTNLRTLHVHQNKISALDLTGLQKLEEIKMHNNALNKINISNLPKLEHIEFQKNMLTEFNVTGCPAVKLIRLDENQLLKLDFRKFSELEELSLRDNPLVAIDVYGLRKLKSLDCSYTRLTNVNMSGTVSLSKMEW, from the coding sequence ATGAAGAAAAGATATTTCTATCTGTACATCATCATTCAGATGACCGTATCGTTTGGTGCTTTTGCTCAGTCCATAAAAATACCAGATCCTAATTTTAAAAAGCAACTGATTATTCAGGGTATAGACCTTAACGGAGATGGAGAAATTCAACTTTCTGAAGCACAAAAACCGACCAAATTAAGTGTAGATCAGGCAGGCATAAGTTCGTTAATTGGTATTAAGAATTTCACAAACCTAAAAGAGTTGAGTTTTTGGAATAACCAGGTAAAAGTACTGGATCTAGAGGGAATGAAAAATTTGGAAGAGATTTTTGGATACAACAATCAGATTCAGAGCATTAACCTGAAGGGCATGACAAATCTCAGAACTTTACATGTTCATCAAAACAAAATCAGTGCTTTAGATTTAACGGGTTTACAAAAACTTGAAGAGATAAAAATGCATAATAACGCACTTAATAAAATCAATATTTCGAATCTCCCAAAGCTTGAACATATTGAATTTCAGAAAAATATGTTGACCGAATTTAACGTGACAGGATGCCCTGCCGTGAAGCTGATCAGGTTAGATGAAAATCAATTGTTGAAATTAGATTTTAGAAAATTTTCAGAGCTCGAAGAATTATCGCTTAGGGATAATCCGCTTGTAGCTATTGATGTGTATGGCTTAAGGAAACTTAAATCCTTAGACTGCTCTTATACCCGTTTAACAAATGTTAACATGAGTGGAACCGTAAGTTTAAGCAAAATGGAGTGGTAA